DNA sequence from the Sulfurimonas sp. HSL3-1 genome:
CCTTGGGCCGATCAACAAACCGGCCATCGAAATGGAAGCCGCCACCCTCGCAGACGTCGCCAAGGCCCTGCGCGAGGATGCCGAACTTGCCCCCTGGCTGGAGAACAGCGCCGTCGCCGTCAACGACACCCTCGTTGCCGGCCTCGAGACGCCACTGAAATCCGGGGACAAAGTCTCCCTGCTTCCGCCGGTCTGCGGAGGCTGAGGCGTGCTAGAACTCTTTGACGGGGCACTCGACGTGCCCGCACTGCTGACACGCTGGTACGAAGAGGAGGCGCAGAGCAACTACGGCGCCTACATCCCCTTTGTCGGGACCGTCCGCGACGAGAACGGCATCGAGGGACTGAGCTTCGACATCTACGAACCGATCCTTAACAACTGGTTCGATGCCTGGCAGGAAAAAGCCGCCGAGAAGGGTGCCGTCCTGAAGATGGCCCACAGCCGCGGCGACGTCCTGTTGCACGAATCCTCCTACATTGCCGCCGTCTTCTCCCCCAAACGCCGCGTGGCCCTGGAGACGATCGAGGCGTTCGTCGAGGACTTCAAAGCCAGCGCCCCCATCTGGAAATACGACCTCATAAACGGCAAACGGGTCTACGCCGATGACCGTTCCACCGCCATCAAAGGCAGCGGGCTGCTGGCCGGGGGTGAGTCGTGAGTTTCCTCTCCTACACCGAATCCGTCGACCGCCTGCTCTCCCTCGATACCGGCCGCGTCCGCGTTGAGAAAGTCGCCCTGCCCGACGCGCTCGGGCGCA
Encoded proteins:
- a CDS encoding MoaD/ThiS family protein; its protein translation is MVRIEFLGPINKPAIEMEAATLADVAKALREDAELAPWLENSAVAVNDTLVAGLETPLKSGDKVSLLPPVCGG
- a CDS encoding molybdopterin synthase catalytic subunit — translated: MLELFDGALDVPALLTRWYEEEAQSNYGAYIPFVGTVRDENGIEGLSFDIYEPILNNWFDAWQEKAAEKGAVLKMAHSRGDVLLHESSYIAAVFSPKRRVALETIEAFVEDFKASAPIWKYDLINGKRVYADDRSTAIKGSGLLAGGES